The Balaenoptera acutorostrata chromosome 15, mBalAcu1.1, whole genome shotgun sequence genome contains a region encoding:
- the HAGHL gene encoding hydroxyacylglutathione hydrolase-like protein isoform X14 gives MKVKVIPVLEDNYMYLVIEEHTREAVAVDVAVPKRVRAAFGRREHSCGPRHRRPRPSVRTPRGSPDYAAEAHPLPGALCTRAWRPNTGSHLDHLHLPNSHPFQLLEIVGREGVSLTTVLTTHHHWDHAQGNTELVRLLPGLVVLGADERICALTRRLAHGEELRFGAIHVRCLLTPGHTSGHMSYFLWEDECLDPPAVFSGDALSVAGCGSRLETTAQQMYHSLVETLGTLPPETVFCGHEHTLGNLEFAQKVEPCNNHVKAKLSWAKV, from the exons ATGAAGGTCAAAGTCATCCCTGTGCTTGAGGACAACTACATGTACCTGGTCATCGAGGAGCACACGCGAGAGGCTGTGGCCGTGGACGTGGCCGTGCCCAAAAGGGTGAGGGCAGCTTTTGGGCGGCGCGAGCACAGCTGTGGGCCCAGGCATCGTAGGCCGCGACCATCAGTCCGCACTCCGAGAGGCTCTCCAGACTACGCTGCCGAG GCCCATCCCCTGCCTGGGGCACTGTGCACCCGGGCCTGGCGCCCCAACACAGGCAGCCACCTGGACCATCTGCATCTCCCTAACTCCCATCCCTTTCAGCTGCTGGAGATCGTGGGCCGGGAGGGGGTATCACTGACCACTGTGCTGACCACCCATCACCACTG GGACCACGCCCAGGGCAACACGGAGCTGGTGAGGCTGCTGCCTGGCCTGGTGGTGCTGGGCGCAGATGAGCGCATCTGTGCACTGACCCGCAGGCTGGCACATGGCGAGGAGCTGCGG TTTGGGGCCATCCACGTGCGCTGCCTCCTGACGCCCGGCCACACCTCGGGCCACATGAGCTACTTCCTGTGGGAAGATGAGTGTCTGGACCCGCCCGCCGTGTTCTCGG GGGACGCATTGTCTGTGGCCGGCTGTGGCTCACGCCTGGAGACCACAGCTCAGCAGATGTACCACAGCTTGGTGGAGACCCTGGGCACCCTGCCTCCTGAGACA GTGTTCTGTGGTCACGAGCACACACTGGGCAACCTCGAGTTTGCACAAAAAGTGGAGCCTTGCAACAACCACGTGAAGGCCAAGCTATCGTGGGCCAAGGTGTGA
- the HAGHL gene encoding hydroxyacylglutathione hydrolase-like protein isoform X13 yields the protein MKVKVIPVLEDNYMYLVIEEHTREAVAVDVAVPKRVRAAFGRREHSCGPRHRRPRPSVRTPRGSPDYAAEAHPLPGALCTRAWRPNTGSHLDHLHLPNSHPFQLLEIVGREGVSLTTVLTTHHHWDHAQGNTELVRLLPGLVVLGADERICALTRRLAHGEELRFGAIHVRCLLTPGHTSGHMSYFLWEDECLDPPAVFSGDALSVAGCGSRLETTAQQMYHSLVETLGTLPPETKVFCGHEHTLGNLEFAQKVEPCNNHVKAKLSWAKV from the exons ATGAAGGTCAAAGTCATCCCTGTGCTTGAGGACAACTACATGTACCTGGTCATCGAGGAGCACACGCGAGAGGCTGTGGCCGTGGACGTGGCCGTGCCCAAAAGGGTGAGGGCAGCTTTTGGGCGGCGCGAGCACAGCTGTGGGCCCAGGCATCGTAGGCCGCGACCATCAGTCCGCACTCCGAGAGGCTCTCCAGACTACGCTGCCGAG GCCCATCCCCTGCCTGGGGCACTGTGCACCCGGGCCTGGCGCCCCAACACAGGCAGCCACCTGGACCATCTGCATCTCCCTAACTCCCATCCCTTTCAGCTGCTGGAGATCGTGGGCCGGGAGGGGGTATCACTGACCACTGTGCTGACCACCCATCACCACTG GGACCACGCCCAGGGCAACACGGAGCTGGTGAGGCTGCTGCCTGGCCTGGTGGTGCTGGGCGCAGATGAGCGCATCTGTGCACTGACCCGCAGGCTGGCACATGGCGAGGAGCTGCGG TTTGGGGCCATCCACGTGCGCTGCCTCCTGACGCCCGGCCACACCTCGGGCCACATGAGCTACTTCCTGTGGGAAGATGAGTGTCTGGACCCGCCCGCCGTGTTCTCGG GGGACGCATTGTCTGTGGCCGGCTGTGGCTCACGCCTGGAGACCACAGCTCAGCAGATGTACCACAGCTTGGTGGAGACCCTGGGCACCCTGCCTCCTGAGACA AAGGTGTTCTGTGGTCACGAGCACACACTGGGCAACCTCGAGTTTGCACAAAAAGTGGAGCCTTGCAACAACCACGTGAAGGCCAAGCTATCGTGGGCCAAGGTGTGA
- the HAGHL gene encoding hydroxyacylglutathione hydrolase-like protein isoform X10 produces MKVKVIPVLEDNYMYLVIEEHTREAVAVDVAVPKRVRAAFGRREHSCGPRHRRPRPSVRTPRGSPDYAAEAHPLPGALCTRAWRPNTGSHLDHLHLPNSHPFQLLEIVGREGVSLTTVLTTHHHWDHAQGNTELVRLLPGLVVLGADERICALTRRLAHGEELRFGAIHVRCLLTPGHTSGHMSYFLWEDECLDPPAVFSGDALSVAGCGSRLETTAQQMYHSLVETLGTLPPETKVFCGHEHTLGNLEFAQKVEPCNNHVKAKLSWAKRGACVQVHREGRPS; encoded by the exons ATGAAGGTCAAAGTCATCCCTGTGCTTGAGGACAACTACATGTACCTGGTCATCGAGGAGCACACGCGAGAGGCTGTGGCCGTGGACGTGGCCGTGCCCAAAAGGGTGAGGGCAGCTTTTGGGCGGCGCGAGCACAGCTGTGGGCCCAGGCATCGTAGGCCGCGACCATCAGTCCGCACTCCGAGAGGCTCTCCAGACTACGCTGCCGAG GCCCATCCCCTGCCTGGGGCACTGTGCACCCGGGCCTGGCGCCCCAACACAGGCAGCCACCTGGACCATCTGCATCTCCCTAACTCCCATCCCTTTCAGCTGCTGGAGATCGTGGGCCGGGAGGGGGTATCACTGACCACTGTGCTGACCACCCATCACCACTG GGACCACGCCCAGGGCAACACGGAGCTGGTGAGGCTGCTGCCTGGCCTGGTGGTGCTGGGCGCAGATGAGCGCATCTGTGCACTGACCCGCAGGCTGGCACATGGCGAGGAGCTGCGG TTTGGGGCCATCCACGTGCGCTGCCTCCTGACGCCCGGCCACACCTCGGGCCACATGAGCTACTTCCTGTGGGAAGATGAGTGTCTGGACCCGCCCGCCGTGTTCTCGG GGGACGCATTGTCTGTGGCCGGCTGTGGCTCACGCCTGGAGACCACAGCTCAGCAGATGTACCACAGCTTGGTGGAGACCCTGGGCACCCTGCCTCCTGAGACA AAGGTGTTCTGTGGTCACGAGCACACACTGGGCAACCTCGAGTTTGCACAAAAAGTGGAGCCTTGCAACAACCACGTGAAGGCCAAGCTATCGTGGGCCAAG AGAGGAGCCTGTGTGCAAGTTCACAGGGAAGGTCGCCCCAGCTGA
- the HAGHL gene encoding hydroxyacylglutathione hydrolase-like protein isoform X12: MKVKVIPVLEDNYMYLVIEEHTREAVAVDVAVPKRVRAAFGRREHSCGPRHRRPRPSVRTPRGSPDYAAEAHPLPGALCTRAWRPNTGSHLDHLHLPNSHPFQLLEIVGREGVSLTTVLTTHHHWDHAQGNTELVRLLPGLVVLGADERICALTRRLAHGEELRFGAIHVRCLLTPGHTSGHMSYFLWEDECLDPPAVFSGDALSVAGCGSRLETTAQQMYHSLVETLGTLPPETVFCGHEHTLGNLEFAQKVEPCNNHVKAKLSWAKRGACVQVHREGRPS, encoded by the exons ATGAAGGTCAAAGTCATCCCTGTGCTTGAGGACAACTACATGTACCTGGTCATCGAGGAGCACACGCGAGAGGCTGTGGCCGTGGACGTGGCCGTGCCCAAAAGGGTGAGGGCAGCTTTTGGGCGGCGCGAGCACAGCTGTGGGCCCAGGCATCGTAGGCCGCGACCATCAGTCCGCACTCCGAGAGGCTCTCCAGACTACGCTGCCGAG GCCCATCCCCTGCCTGGGGCACTGTGCACCCGGGCCTGGCGCCCCAACACAGGCAGCCACCTGGACCATCTGCATCTCCCTAACTCCCATCCCTTTCAGCTGCTGGAGATCGTGGGCCGGGAGGGGGTATCACTGACCACTGTGCTGACCACCCATCACCACTG GGACCACGCCCAGGGCAACACGGAGCTGGTGAGGCTGCTGCCTGGCCTGGTGGTGCTGGGCGCAGATGAGCGCATCTGTGCACTGACCCGCAGGCTGGCACATGGCGAGGAGCTGCGG TTTGGGGCCATCCACGTGCGCTGCCTCCTGACGCCCGGCCACACCTCGGGCCACATGAGCTACTTCCTGTGGGAAGATGAGTGTCTGGACCCGCCCGCCGTGTTCTCGG GGGACGCATTGTCTGTGGCCGGCTGTGGCTCACGCCTGGAGACCACAGCTCAGCAGATGTACCACAGCTTGGTGGAGACCCTGGGCACCCTGCCTCCTGAGACA GTGTTCTGTGGTCACGAGCACACACTGGGCAACCTCGAGTTTGCACAAAAAGTGGAGCCTTGCAACAACCACGTGAAGGCCAAGCTATCGTGGGCCAAG AGAGGAGCCTGTGTGCAAGTTCACAGGGAAGGTCGCCCCAGCTGA
- the HAGHL gene encoding hydroxyacylglutathione hydrolase-like protein isoform X16 has protein sequence MKVKVIPVLEDNYMYLVIEEHTREAVAVDVAVPKRVRAAFGRREHSCGPRHRRPRPSVRTPRGSPDYAAEAHPLPGALCTRAWRPNTGSHLDHLHLPNSHPFQLLEIVGREGVSLTTVLTTHHHWDHAQGNTELVRLLPGLVVLGADERICALTRRLAHGEELRFGAIHVRCLLTPGHTSGHMSYFLWEDECLDPPAVFSEGVLWSRAHTGQPRVCTKSGALQQPREGQAIVGQGSRLKPPDW, from the exons ATGAAGGTCAAAGTCATCCCTGTGCTTGAGGACAACTACATGTACCTGGTCATCGAGGAGCACACGCGAGAGGCTGTGGCCGTGGACGTGGCCGTGCCCAAAAGGGTGAGGGCAGCTTTTGGGCGGCGCGAGCACAGCTGTGGGCCCAGGCATCGTAGGCCGCGACCATCAGTCCGCACTCCGAGAGGCTCTCCAGACTACGCTGCCGAG GCCCATCCCCTGCCTGGGGCACTGTGCACCCGGGCCTGGCGCCCCAACACAGGCAGCCACCTGGACCATCTGCATCTCCCTAACTCCCATCCCTTTCAGCTGCTGGAGATCGTGGGCCGGGAGGGGGTATCACTGACCACTGTGCTGACCACCCATCACCACTG GGACCACGCCCAGGGCAACACGGAGCTGGTGAGGCTGCTGCCTGGCCTGGTGGTGCTGGGCGCAGATGAGCGCATCTGTGCACTGACCCGCAGGCTGGCACATGGCGAGGAGCTGCGG TTTGGGGCCATCCACGTGCGCTGCCTCCTGACGCCCGGCCACACCTCGGGCCACATGAGCTACTTCCTGTGGGAAGATGAGTGTCTGGACCCGCCCGCCGTGTTCTCGG AAGGTGTTCTGTGGTCACGAGCACACACTGGGCAACCTCGAGTTTGCACAAAAAGTGGAGCCTTGCAACAACCACGTGAAGGCCAAGCTATCGTGGGCCAAG GGTCTAGGCTCAAGCCCCCAGACTGGTGA
- the HAGHL gene encoding hydroxyacylglutathione hydrolase-like protein isoform X7: MKVKVIPVLEDNYMYLVIEEHTREAVAVDVAVPKRVRAAFGRREHSCGPRHRRPRPSVRTPRGSPDYAAEAHPLPGALCTRAWRPNTGSHLDHLHLPNSHPFQLLEIVGREGVSLTTVLTTHHHWDHAQGNTELVRLLPGLVVLGADERICALTRRLAHGEELRFGAIHVRCLLTPGHTSGHMSYFLWEDECLDPPAVFSGDALSVAGCGSRLETTAQQMYHSLVETLGTLPPETVSSLPLTLSWGPASYITGVLCTCLMPGFRMTACQPWGQVDQVRGEGPRHWGECLCPSLPMVVLCTPSAFFLQKVFCGHEHTLGNLEFAQKVEPCNNHVKAKLSWAKV, translated from the exons ATGAAGGTCAAAGTCATCCCTGTGCTTGAGGACAACTACATGTACCTGGTCATCGAGGAGCACACGCGAGAGGCTGTGGCCGTGGACGTGGCCGTGCCCAAAAGGGTGAGGGCAGCTTTTGGGCGGCGCGAGCACAGCTGTGGGCCCAGGCATCGTAGGCCGCGACCATCAGTCCGCACTCCGAGAGGCTCTCCAGACTACGCTGCCGAG GCCCATCCCCTGCCTGGGGCACTGTGCACCCGGGCCTGGCGCCCCAACACAGGCAGCCACCTGGACCATCTGCATCTCCCTAACTCCCATCCCTTTCAGCTGCTGGAGATCGTGGGCCGGGAGGGGGTATCACTGACCACTGTGCTGACCACCCATCACCACTG GGACCACGCCCAGGGCAACACGGAGCTGGTGAGGCTGCTGCCTGGCCTGGTGGTGCTGGGCGCAGATGAGCGCATCTGTGCACTGACCCGCAGGCTGGCACATGGCGAGGAGCTGCGG TTTGGGGCCATCCACGTGCGCTGCCTCCTGACGCCCGGCCACACCTCGGGCCACATGAGCTACTTCCTGTGGGAAGATGAGTGTCTGGACCCGCCCGCCGTGTTCTCGG GGGACGCATTGTCTGTGGCCGGCTGTGGCTCACGCCTGGAGACCACAGCTCAGCAGATGTACCACAGCTTGGTGGAGACCCTGGGCACCCTGCCTCCTGAGACAGTGAGCAGCCTGCCCCTTACCCTCTCATGGGGCCCAGCCTCCTACATAACCGGTGTGCTCTGCACCTGCCTTATGCCAGGGTTCAGGATGACTGCTTGTCAGCCGTGGGGACAGGTGGACcaggtgaggggggaggggccgcGCCACTGGGGTGAGTGTCTCTGCCCATCTCTGCCTATGGTGGTGCTGTGCACCCCAAGTGCCTTCTTTCTCCAGAAGGTGTTCTGTGGTCACGAGCACACACTGGGCAACCTCGAGTTTGCACAAAAAGTGGAGCCTTGCAACAACCACGTGAAGGCCAAGCTATCGTGGGCCAAGGTGTGA
- the HAGHL gene encoding hydroxyacylglutathione hydrolase-like protein isoform X4 encodes MKVKVIPVLEDNYMYLVIEEHTREAVAVDVAVPKRVRAAFGRREHSCGPRHRRPRPSVRTPRGSPDYAAEAHPLPGALCTRAWRPNTGSHLDHLHLPNSHPFQLLEIVGREGVSLTTVLTTHHHWDHAQGNTELVRLLPGLVVLGADERICALTRRLAHGEELRFGAIHVRCLLTPGHTSGHMSYFLWEDECLDPPAVFSGDALSVAGCGSRLETTAQQMYHSLVETLGTLPPETVSSLPLTLSWGPASYITGVLCTCLMPGFRMTACQPWGQVDQVRGEGPRHWGECLCPSLPMVVLCTPSAFFLQKVFCGHEHTLGNLEFAQKVEPCNNHVKAKLSWAKRGACVQVHREGRPS; translated from the exons ATGAAGGTCAAAGTCATCCCTGTGCTTGAGGACAACTACATGTACCTGGTCATCGAGGAGCACACGCGAGAGGCTGTGGCCGTGGACGTGGCCGTGCCCAAAAGGGTGAGGGCAGCTTTTGGGCGGCGCGAGCACAGCTGTGGGCCCAGGCATCGTAGGCCGCGACCATCAGTCCGCACTCCGAGAGGCTCTCCAGACTACGCTGCCGAG GCCCATCCCCTGCCTGGGGCACTGTGCACCCGGGCCTGGCGCCCCAACACAGGCAGCCACCTGGACCATCTGCATCTCCCTAACTCCCATCCCTTTCAGCTGCTGGAGATCGTGGGCCGGGAGGGGGTATCACTGACCACTGTGCTGACCACCCATCACCACTG GGACCACGCCCAGGGCAACACGGAGCTGGTGAGGCTGCTGCCTGGCCTGGTGGTGCTGGGCGCAGATGAGCGCATCTGTGCACTGACCCGCAGGCTGGCACATGGCGAGGAGCTGCGG TTTGGGGCCATCCACGTGCGCTGCCTCCTGACGCCCGGCCACACCTCGGGCCACATGAGCTACTTCCTGTGGGAAGATGAGTGTCTGGACCCGCCCGCCGTGTTCTCGG GGGACGCATTGTCTGTGGCCGGCTGTGGCTCACGCCTGGAGACCACAGCTCAGCAGATGTACCACAGCTTGGTGGAGACCCTGGGCACCCTGCCTCCTGAGACAGTGAGCAGCCTGCCCCTTACCCTCTCATGGGGCCCAGCCTCCTACATAACCGGTGTGCTCTGCACCTGCCTTATGCCAGGGTTCAGGATGACTGCTTGTCAGCCGTGGGGACAGGTGGACcaggtgaggggggaggggccgcGCCACTGGGGTGAGTGTCTCTGCCCATCTCTGCCTATGGTGGTGCTGTGCACCCCAAGTGCCTTCTTTCTCCAGAAGGTGTTCTGTGGTCACGAGCACACACTGGGCAACCTCGAGTTTGCACAAAAAGTGGAGCCTTGCAACAACCACGTGAAGGCCAAGCTATCGTGGGCCAAG AGAGGAGCCTGTGTGCAAGTTCACAGGGAAGGTCGCCCCAGCTGA